A section of the Telopea speciosissima isolate NSW1024214 ecotype Mountain lineage chromosome 3, Tspe_v1, whole genome shotgun sequence genome encodes:
- the LOC122656063 gene encoding pentatricopeptide repeat-containing protein PNM1, mitochondrial, whose product MSRPPSTLTALQLRKLLLRCFSSSSARAHELSQLPPSPPLLQRSSLSSLLGCPLTRGAHDYLLHPFFSSSRTLATQPSHHKSKVIQNEDQIAQAISQEILKDPNAESLSLSQRLDLHFSHIRPTPSLLLQVLNQSPDAGRTALGFHQWFSTRPGFKQDDETTSYLVDYLGRRKDFKAIHDVLVNARGVTGLKTLASTIDRLVRAGRPTQAVSFFEKMEVECGFVRDRESLKMVLSALCEHGFASYAEKMVKDLANQFFPDESICDMLIKGWCVDGKIDEARRLAGEIYRGGFELGPMAYNAMLDCVCKLCRLKDPFRLQSEAEKVLLDMDIAGVPRNVETFNVLITNLCKIRKTSEALNLFDRMSEWGCSPDATTFLVLTRSLYQAARIGEGDEMIDRMKSAGYGVDLDKKAYYGFLKILCGIERIEHAMKIFKMMKQDGCKSGIKTYDLLMGKLCAHGMVDRANAIFNEAKRRGLPVTPKVYKLDTRFAKKPKVKKSEKPKRLTLPEKMALKRKRLRKLRLSFVKKPKKMMRRAY is encoded by the coding sequence ATGTCGAGACCTCCGTCGACGTTAACGGCTCTGCAACTACGAAAGCTTCTACTTcgttgcttctcttcttcttcggcCAGAGCTCATGAGCTCTCTCAACTTCCGCCTTCTCCTCCCTTGCTCCAAcgctcttccctctcttctctgcTTGGATGTCCATTGACTAGAGGTGCTCATGATTATCTTCTAcaccctttcttttcttcctccagaaCCCTTGCAACCCAACCTTCGCACCACAAGAGCAAAGTGATTCAGAACGAAGATCAGATTGCTCAAGCAATTTCACAGGAGATTCTCAAAGACCCCAACGCagagtctctctctctgagcCAGAGACTTGATCTACATTTCTCTCACATTCGTCCAACTCCTTCGCTGCTACTTCAAGTCCTCAATCAATCTCCAGATGCTGGACGTACAGCCCTGGGGTTTCATCAGTGGTTTTCGACTCGACCCGGTTTCAAGCAAGACGACGAGACGACCTCATATCTCGTCGATTACTTAGGCCGCAGGAAGGATTTCAAGGCAATCCACGATGTCCTCGTCAATGCTCGCGGCGTCACTGGTCTCAAAACCCTAGCTTCAACCATCGATCGCCTTGTCAGAGCAGGCAGACCTACGCAAGCTGTCTCTTTCTTTGAGAAGATGGAGGTGGAATGCGGTTTTGTTCGTGATCGCGAATCTCTTAAAATGGTCCTATCAGCACTCTGTGAACACGGTTTTGCCAGTTATGCGGAGAAGATGGTGAAGGATCTCGCTAATCAGTTCTTCCCCGATGAGTCTATATGTGATATGCTCATCAAGGGATGGTGTGTTGATGGGAAAATCGATGAGGCGAGGAGATTAGCGGGAGAGATTTATCGCGGAGGCTTTGAGCTTGGTCCAATGGCTTACAATGCGATGCTTGACTGTGTATGTAAACTTTGCAGGCTTAAGGATCCTTTCAGGCTCCAGTCTGAAGCCGAGAAGGTTCTCCTTGATATGGATATCGCTGGAGTGCCACGCAATGTGGAGACATTCAATGTGCTCATAACTAATTTGTGCAAGATTCGTAAGACCTCAGAGGCACTTAACCTGTTCGACAGAATGAGCGAGTGGGGTTGCTCTCCTGATGCCACAACTTTTCTTGTCCTTACGAGGAGTCTCTATCAAGCTGCGAGGATTGGTGAGGGGGATGAGATGATTGACCGGATGAAATCTGCAGGGTATGGGGTTGATCTCGACAAGAAAGCATATTATGGATTCCTTAAAATCTTGTGTGGAATAGAACGAATTGAGCACgcaatgaaaatatttaagaTGATGAAGCAGGATGGCTGCAAATCTGGGATCAAGACTTATGACTTGCTAATGGGGAAATTGTGTGCTCATGGTATGGTTGATAGAGCAAATGCTATATTCAATGAAGCTAAGAGGAGAGGGTTACCTGTGACCCCCAAGGTGTATAAATTGGATACAAGATTTGCGAAGAAACCAAAGGTCAAGAAAAGTGAGAAGCCGAAGAGGTTGACACTGCCAGAGAAAATGGCATTGAAGAGGAAGCGTCTTAGAAAACTTCGACTAAGCTTCGTgaagaaaccaaagaaaatgatgCGGCGGGCCTATTGA
- the LOC122655921 gene encoding serine/threonine-protein kinase dst2, which produces MDFSSPPGARKGFKRSELYSTVLIHGDGDEEEEEEEEEEQRRGYKRADEEEDIYGTMLYKDQNDDSSLPPLLQRVPKDFGAMVDDDDEDYDGGDFSGTMIVKTNRNRSSPSTSSAASARRMRNSSFGDRSHVSPRKRMEEEDNYSTFVVKSTVRSSEESLTGTVVRRTGSGGAGSYSSSTMSKAVVSMQAVGELGFGKQRKGSSSSQGEESRQQLPRKMSVSSIPESITREDPSSKYELLNELGKGSYGAVYKARDLKTSELVAIKVISLSEGEEGYEEIRGEIEMLQQCSHPNVVRYLGSYQGEEYLWIVMEYCGGGSVADLMNVNEEPLEEHQIAYICREALKGLSYLHSIFKVHRDIKGGNILLTEQGEVKLGDFGVAAQLTRTMSKRNTFIGTPHWMAPEVIQESRYDGKVDVWALGVSAIEMAEGLPPRSTVHPMRVLFMISIEPAPMLEDKEKWSLVFHDFVAKCLTKEPRLRPTAAEMLKHKFIEKCKWGASSMLPKIEKAREIRTSLAAQAQNQVPGTVIARDGLLEERKSPKLNEDYGDTVPSRPWNIGLQGSGSEKHHLPGVEHPGEGDFATVVIHSGVDVDKPVPQMPVSSIKESTDVLKISESPSSNAAGGKTAKLWSESTTQAVVNNLQDAEPNSDSQTMLVSLPSAFRSPEQNQKTENLSELQVGGGSSTLQKSGTVGQKAFALQDKLWSIYAAGNTVPIPFLRATDISPLALVSDNVLGGKQQGNGGTIAMEAIQELFSGDGQSKKGRRGQNEIPLPPSVYRRLTSSSTLLNLAQALAYHKMCYEEMPLQELQATQEQQTIQNLCDTLRTILRL; this is translated from the exons ATGGATTTCTCAAGTCCTCCAGGTGCTCGCAAAGGTTTCAAGAGATCCGAATTGTACTCTACAGTCCTCATTCATGGCGACggtgacgaagaagaagaagaagaagaagaagaagaacagcgGCGAGGATACAAGCGtgcagacgaagaagaagacattTACGGAACGATGCTCTACAAAGACCAGAATGATGATtcatctcttcctcctcttcttcaacGTGTTCCGAAGGACTTTGGGGCCATGGTGGACGACGACGATGAAGATTATGACGGTGGAGATTTCTCAGGTACCATGATTGTTAAAACCAATCGCAATCGATCTTCTCCGTCGACCTCATCGGCAGCTTCGGCTAGGCGTATGCGTAATTCGTCTTTTGGAGATCGGAGTCATGTCAGTCCGAGGAAGAGAATGGAAGAGGAAGACAATTACTCGACGTTTGTGGTGAAATCGACGGTTCGCTCGAGTGAGGAGTCCTTGACGGGGACTGTTGTTAGGAGAACTGGTAGTGGTGGAGCGGGTTCTTACTCGTCTTCCACCATGAGTAAGGCCGTGGTGAGCATGCAGGCTGTAGGGGAATTAGGGTTCGGGAAGCAGAGGAAAGGGAGTTCTTCGTCACAGGGCGAGGAGAGTCGACAGCAGCTGCCTAGGAAGATGTCGGTTAGTTCAATACCTGAGAGCATTACGAGGGAAGATCCTTCTTCTAAGTACGAACTGCTCAACGAACTAG GCAAGGGTTCGTATGGAGCTGTTTACAAAGCTAGAGATCTGAAGACTTCTGAGCTGGTTGCCATTAAAGTTATATCATTATCTGAGGGG GAGGAGGGATATGAAGAGATTCGCGGTGAGATTGAGATGTTGCAACAGTGTAGTCATCCAAATGTGGTGCGATACCTTGGAAGCTACCAAGGAGAAGAATATCTTTGG ATAGTTATGGAGTATTGTGGGGGTGGTAGTGTGGCTGATTTGATGAACGTCAATGAGGAGCCTTTGGAGGAGCATCAAATAGCATACATTTGCAGAGAAGCATTAAAG GGTCTATCTTATTTGCACTCAATTTTCAAGGTTCATAGAGACATTAAGGGTGGTAATATCTTGCTTACCGAACAAGGAGAGGTCAAGTTGG GTGATTTCGGTGTGGCAGCACAGCTTACCAGGACCATGTCAAAACGCAACACG TTCATTGGCACCCCACATTGGATGGCTCCAGAAGTTATCCAGGAAAGCCGCTATGATGGAAAG GTGGATGTGTGGGCTCTTGGTGTGTCAGCGATTGAAATGGCTGAG GGGCTCCCACCAAGGTCAACCGTGCATCCAATGAGA GTATTATTTATGATATCCATTGAGCCAGCTCCAATGCTTGAGGACAAGGAAAAATG gTCTCTTGTGTTTCATGATTTTGTTGCAAAGTGCCTTACAAAAGAACCACGTCTACGTCCTACTGCAGCAGAGATGCTGAAG CACAAATTCATTGAGAAATGCAAATGGGGGGCTTCTTCAATGTTGCCAAAGATTGAAAAAGCGAGGGAAATAAGAACCTCATTGGCTGCACAAGCACAAAATCAAGTTCCAGGGACCGTTATAGCACGAGATGGC CTTTTAGAGGAAAGGAAAAGTCCAAAATTGAATGAAGACTATGGAGACACTGTTCCATCAAGACCATGGAACATTGGACTTCAGGGTTCTGGCTCAGAGAAGCATCATCTACCAGGTGTGGAACACCCTGGGGAAG GTGACTTTGCAACTGTAGTAATTCACAGTGGAGTAGATGTAGACAAGCCAGTCCCTCAAATGCCAGTTTCCAGCATTAAAGAATCTACAGATGTTCTTAAAATTTCTGAAAGCCCTTCGTCTAACGCTGCAGGAGGCAAAACAGCTAAACTCTG GTCTGAAAGTACAACACAGGCTGTGGTGAACAACCTCCAAGATGCAGAACCAAACTCCGATTCCCAAACCATGCTGGTATCATTGCCTTCTGCTTTTCGATCTCCTGAACAAAACCAAAAGACAGAAAATCTTTCTGAGTTACAGGTTGGAGGTGGCAGTAGCACATTACAGAAGAGTGGTACTGTCGGTCAAAAAGCCTTTGCCTTGCAAGATAAG CTTTGGTCCATCTATGCTGCTGGCAATACAGTACCCATACCATTCTTGAGGGCGACAGACATATCTCCCCTTGCTCTGGTGTCGGATAATGTGCTTGGGGGCAAACAACAGGGTAACGGTGGTACCATCGCAATGGAAGCCATACAAGAGCTTTTTAGTGGTGATGGGCAGTCTAAGAAAGGCCGAAGGGGACAAAATGAG ATACCTCTTCCACCAAGTGTATATCGAAGACTTACTTCAAGCTCCACGCTATTGAATCTGGCACAGGCATTGGCTTACCATAAAAT GTGTTATGAGGAGATGCCTCTCCAGGAGCTGCAAGCAACGCAAGAGCAACAAACAATTCAGAACCTCTGTGATACTCTTCGAACAATTTTAAGGTTGTAG